In the Flavisolibacter tropicus genome, one interval contains:
- the mqnE gene encoding aminofutalosine synthase MqnE translates to MNNESIARLVSEQENELRKIGEKVINNIRLTDEDGLLLFERGSLSFLGALSNFVRERMHGHQTFFNRNFHIEPTNVCVFSCHFCAYSRLYAHREEGWELSIEQMMDIVKKYDNRPETEVHIVGGVHPKMNLHYFADLLRQIKAHRPDLHIKGFTAVELDYMFRKAKLSVAEGMQYLKEAGLDSIPGGGAEIFHEEIRNQICADKVDGAGWLHIHETAHKLGMHSNATMLYGHIEKYEHRIDHMQQLRALQDKTGGFNTFIPLKFRNGDNDMSHVPEVSVIEDFKMYAVARLYMDNFPHLKAYWPMLGRKNAQLSLAFGVDDIDGTIDDTTKIYSMAGAEEQSPAMTTEEIVTLIKQVNRKPVERDTLYNIIQAY, encoded by the coding sequence ATGAATAACGAATCTATAGCGAGATTAGTCAGCGAACAAGAAAATGAATTAAGAAAGATTGGCGAAAAAGTAATTAACAATATTCGGTTAACTGATGAAGATGGACTGCTACTTTTTGAAAGAGGCAGTCTTTCTTTTTTAGGGGCCTTGTCCAATTTTGTCAGAGAGCGAATGCATGGGCATCAAACCTTCTTTAACCGAAACTTTCATATTGAGCCAACTAACGTTTGTGTGTTTTCCTGTCATTTTTGCGCCTACTCTCGGCTTTATGCTCACCGTGAGGAAGGATGGGAATTAAGCATTGAGCAGATGATGGATATTGTAAAGAAATATGATAACCGTCCAGAAACGGAAGTTCATATTGTAGGTGGGGTGCATCCCAAAATGAACCTGCATTATTTTGCAGACCTTTTACGTCAAATAAAAGCACATCGCCCAGACCTTCATATAAAAGGCTTTACTGCAGTGGAGCTAGACTATATGTTTAGAAAGGCCAAGCTCAGTGTTGCAGAAGGTATGCAATATTTAAAAGAGGCAGGTCTTGATTCTATACCCGGTGGTGGTGCCGAAATCTTTCATGAAGAAATACGCAATCAAATCTGCGCAGACAAAGTAGATGGAGCAGGTTGGTTACACATACACGAAACTGCACACAAACTTGGCATGCATAGCAATGCAACCATGCTTTATGGCCATATTGAAAAATATGAGCATCGAATAGATCATATGCAGCAACTAAGAGCATTACAAGATAAAACAGGTGGCTTTAACACCTTTATTCCGCTTAAGTTTCGCAATGGTGATAACGACATGAGTCATGTGCCAGAAGTTAGCGTTATTGAAGACTTCAAAATGTATGCAGTGGCCAGACTTTACATGGATAATTTCCCGCATTTAAAGGCATACTGGCCGATGTTAGGACGTAAAAACGCACAGTTGTCACTGGCATTTGGTGTAGATGATATTGATGGCACTATTGACGATACCACAAAGATCTATTCAATGGCTGGAGCAGAAGAGCAAAGCCCTGCAATGACGACGGAAGAAATTGTTACGCTTATTAAACAGGTTAACCGAAAACCGGTAGAGCGAGACACTTTATACAATATTATACAAGCCTATTAA
- a CDS encoding DUF4262 domain-containing protein, translating to MSITGDLEKRIWNDIALYGWHVIKVQEDEYGPSLVHSIGFTHSFKHPEVLVIGLDIEAAHLLINRLGDAIRDGLELQSGQFYSNLIESVDCYFTSVEAANYDEYAGYAKQFYGENNFSLLQCIYPTLSNVYPWQTEWPEQLKQQPILGPTPSASQGEVRQIARMSEPRLGENG from the coding sequence ATGAGTATAACAGGCGATCTGGAAAAAAGAATCTGGAATGATATAGCGCTTTATGGATGGCATGTCATTAAAGTTCAAGAAGATGAGTATGGGCCATCATTGGTACACTCCATTGGCTTCACACACTCCTTTAAGCATCCTGAGGTTTTAGTTATTGGTCTTGATATTGAAGCTGCACATTTACTTATAAATCGGTTAGGCGATGCCATTAGAGATGGTTTAGAATTACAATCGGGTCAGTTCTATTCTAACTTAATTGAAAGTGTTGATTGTTACTTCACATCTGTAGAGGCAGCTAATTATGATGAATATGCCGGATACGCTAAACAATTTTATGGCGAAAACAATTTCTCTCTTTTGCAATGTATCTATCCCACCCTCTCTAACGTTTATCCTTGGCAAACTGAATGGCCTGAGCAACTAAAACAACAACCCATTTTAGGGCCGACTCCTTCTGCTTCTCAAGGTGAGGTAAGGCAGATAGCGAGGATGTCTGAACCGAGACTGGGAGAAAATGGCTGA
- a CDS encoding nucleoid-associated protein, with translation MDLNFKAASLKKIIVHYVGSKNNLDPLHLSQEPLVFDEETMMAIGESFLNRFNNNVEYYHFQHPSSLQFNEIYSYSKNLFEDKTLFEEISINIARHLYESSTHPKVKGGELYVCLFEGLPVEGRMYSAVGLFKTENKSLFLEVEHSSQQLLVNMKEGVELNKIDKGCLIINGKRDEGFDVLIFDNQNRGEEAQYWKEKFLNITPQKNEFHQTQHFLTLTKQYITENMDEEFGLEKTEKIELLTKSIDYFRNKESFDMDEFQQEVFQNNDEMIESFRNFGSKYIEQNDFDIAAQFDISTQAVKKQMRVYKSVLKLDRNFHIYIHGNTELIEKGIEDDGRKFYKIYYQEEE, from the coding sequence ATGGATTTGAATTTTAAAGCCGCATCCCTTAAAAAAATTATTGTACACTATGTGGGCAGCAAGAATAATCTTGATCCGCTGCATTTATCTCAAGAACCATTGGTTTTTGATGAAGAAACCATGATGGCCATTGGCGAGAGCTTTTTAAATCGTTTCAACAATAATGTTGAGTACTATCATTTCCAGCACCCATCTTCCTTGCAGTTTAACGAGATATATTCCTATTCCAAAAATCTCTTTGAAGATAAAACCCTGTTTGAGGAGATTTCAATAAACATTGCCAGGCATTTATATGAAAGTTCTACTCATCCTAAAGTAAAGGGAGGTGAACTGTATGTGTGCCTGTTTGAAGGTTTGCCTGTAGAAGGTAGAATGTATAGTGCTGTAGGTTTATTTAAAACTGAGAATAAATCGCTATTCCTTGAAGTTGAACATAGTAGCCAACAGTTGCTGGTAAATATGAAAGAAGGGGTTGAGTTAAATAAGATTGATAAAGGATGTTTGATCATAAATGGTAAAAGAGATGAGGGCTTCGATGTGCTGATCTTTGATAACCAAAACCGTGGAGAGGAAGCTCAATACTGGAAAGAGAAGTTTTTGAATATAACTCCCCAAAAGAACGAGTTTCACCAAACGCAGCACTTCCTGACGCTTACAAAGCAGTATATTACTGAAAACATGGATGAGGAGTTTGGTTTGGAGAAAACAGAGAAAATAGAGTTGCTTACTAAATCCATAGACTACTTCCGGAATAAGGAGTCTTTTGATATGGATGAATTCCAGCAAGAGGTATTTCAGAACAATGATGAAATGATTGAGTCATTTCGAAACTTTGGCTCCAAGTATATTGAACAAAACGACTTTGATATTGCCGCCCAATTCGATATTTCTACTCAAGCTGTAAAGAAACAAATGCGTGTCTATAAAAGCGTTCTTAAGCTTGACCGTAACTTTCATATTTACATTCACGGAAATACAGAACTGATCGAAAAAGGTATTGAAGACGACGGTAGAAAATTCTACAAGATCTACTATCAGGAAGAGGAATAA
- a CDS encoding TlpA disulfide reductase family protein: MKKLLLSLVFLPALAFAQSNQFVVSGTIKGAADGSDVKLLSTQNKTPIATGKVKGGQFSLKGELSEPNLFWLSVGKEQPQYIYLESGTIKVTGSTKAIKDIKVEGSKSHADFDGFRKVFDPLVAQLNAKAEQIQKNTDDVKRSELMHVYDSLGKTIASNVTNFVTSHPSSYVSPFVLFVTAQFSPDITTVEQNYQKLDSAVRFSGIGKALSEYIAYNKVGSVGSEAMEFSQADTAGHPVSLSSFRGKYVLIDFWASWCGPCRRENPNVVKAYEKFKDKNFTVLGVSLDQEKDAWVKAIEKDKLHWTQVSDLQFWSNAVAQLYRVQSIPQNFLIDPNGKIIAKDLRGEELTAKLCQLLGCN, from the coding sequence ATGAAAAAGCTTTTACTTTCCTTGGTTTTTCTGCCGGCTCTAGCTTTTGCACAATCTAATCAATTTGTTGTGTCAGGGACAATTAAAGGTGCAGCGGATGGCTCTGATGTAAAACTTTTAAGTACTCAAAACAAGACTCCCATCGCTACTGGAAAAGTAAAAGGAGGACAGTTTTCCTTAAAAGGAGAACTAAGCGAGCCTAACTTATTTTGGCTTAGCGTAGGAAAAGAACAGCCACAGTATATTTATCTGGAAAGTGGAACTATAAAAGTTACAGGTTCTACTAAAGCCATTAAAGATATTAAAGTCGAAGGATCAAAATCGCATGCTGATTTTGATGGTTTCCGAAAGGTATTTGACCCTTTGGTTGCGCAACTTAATGCTAAGGCCGAGCAAATTCAAAAGAATACAGACGATGTTAAGCGTAGTGAGCTAATGCATGTATATGATTCTTTAGGAAAAACTATAGCTAGTAATGTGACAAATTTTGTTACATCTCATCCATCTTCGTATGTTTCTCCGTTTGTTTTATTTGTGACAGCACAGTTTAGCCCCGATATAACTACTGTCGAGCAAAACTATCAGAAGCTAGATAGTGCTGTTCGCTTCTCAGGAATTGGTAAAGCTCTTTCTGAATATATAGCTTACAATAAAGTTGGTTCTGTTGGCTCTGAAGCAATGGAGTTTTCCCAGGCTGATACGGCCGGTCATCCAGTTTCATTATCTTCTTTTAGAGGTAAATATGTGTTGATTGACTTTTGGGCTAGCTGGTGTGGACCATGTCGTCGAGAGAATCCAAATGTGGTTAAAGCCTACGAAAAGTTTAAGGACAAAAACTTTACTGTATTAGGTGTTTCATTGGATCAGGAAAAGGATGCTTGGGTAAAAGCTATTGAAAAAGACAAACTACATTGGACACAAGTGAGCGATCTTCAGTTCTGGAGTAATGCAGTGGCCCAATTGTATAGAGTACAAAGCATACCTCAAAACTTCCTGATTGATCCAAATGGTAAAATCATTGCTAAAGACTTAAGAGGTGAGGAGCTGACTGCTAAGTTGTGCCAGCTATTAGGCTGTAACTAA
- the hisIE gene encoding bifunctional phosphoribosyl-AMP cyclohydrolase/phosphoribosyl-ATP diphosphatase HisIE, with protein sequence MLDPLQTVDFSKYSDGLVPAVIQDYNTQKVLMLGFMNQEALTTTQQTGLVTFYSRTKQRLWTKGEESGNHLQVKQILLDCDKDTLLIKAEPKGPVCHTGADTCWSEPNHASDFLYYLEDIIKLRRTSDDENSYVRKLFNKGINKIAQKVGEEAVEVVIEAKDVNQELFLNESADLLFHYLVLLQAKDCTLQDVINVLKERHQHK encoded by the coding sequence ATGCTTGATCCTTTACAAACTGTTGATTTCTCTAAATACAGCGATGGTTTAGTGCCTGCTGTTATTCAAGATTATAATACGCAAAAAGTGCTCATGTTAGGGTTTATGAATCAAGAGGCCCTAACTACAACCCAGCAAACAGGCTTAGTTACCTTTTATAGTCGTACAAAGCAACGATTATGGACAAAAGGCGAGGAGAGCGGTAATCATTTACAGGTAAAGCAAATTTTATTGGATTGTGATAAAGATACATTGCTGATTAAAGCAGAACCCAAAGGACCTGTTTGCCATACAGGGGCCGATACTTGTTGGAGTGAACCCAATCACGCCTCCGATTTCCTTTATTATCTTGAAGATATTATAAAGCTCCGTAGAACCAGCGATGATGAAAACTCGTATGTAAGGAAGCTTTTTAATAAGGGAATTAACAAAATTGCGCAGAAAGTAGGCGAGGAGGCTGTGGAAGTGGTTATAGAAGCAAAGGACGTTAACCAAGAGTTATTTTTAAACGAGTCGGCTGATCTTTTGTTCCATTATTTGGTATTATTGCAAGCAAAGGATTGCACTTTACAAGACGTAATTAACGTTTTAAAAGAGCGACATCAACATAAATAA
- the hisF gene encoding imidazole glycerol phosphate synthase subunit HisF, translated as MLAKRIIPCLDIKDGRTVKGTNFEQLRDAGDPVELGKLYAQQGADELVFLDITATVEKRKTLNELVKRIAHEINIPFTVGGGISAMEDVSVLLQSGADKVSINTAAYKNPKLITEIANTAGSQCVVLAIDTKKEEDGEWYVYLNGGRTKTDTKCFDWAKQAVDLGAGEILLTSMNNDGTKAGFALDITHQLAVNLPIPVIASGGGGKVQHFVDVFEDAKADAALAASIFHFKEIEIPELKQELNNKGIVVRI; from the coding sequence ATGTTAGCTAAGCGAATTATTCCTTGTTTGGATATTAAAGATGGAAGGACCGTGAAGGGTACCAATTTCGAACAGCTTCGTGATGCAGGAGACCCCGTAGAACTGGGTAAGTTATATGCACAACAAGGTGCCGATGAGTTGGTGTTTTTGGACATTACAGCTACTGTAGAAAAACGCAAGACGTTGAATGAGCTGGTAAAACGGATTGCGCATGAAATCAATATTCCTTTTACCGTAGGTGGTGGAATTAGCGCTATGGAAGATGTAAGCGTATTGCTGCAAAGTGGTGCGGATAAAGTATCAATAAATACGGCAGCTTATAAGAATCCTAAGCTGATAACCGAAATAGCCAATACAGCTGGTAGCCAATGTGTAGTATTAGCTATCGATACTAAAAAAGAAGAGGATGGCGAATGGTATGTATATCTGAATGGCGGCCGTACAAAAACGGATACCAAGTGTTTTGATTGGGCCAAACAAGCTGTAGATCTGGGAGCCGGCGAGATCTTATTGACATCTATGAATAATGATGGTACAAAAGCTGGTTTTGCTCTAGATATTACCCATCAATTGGCTGTAAACCTGCCTATACCAGTTATTGCTTCTGGTGGCGGTGGAAAAGTTCAGCATTTTGTAGATGTTTTCGAGGATGCAAAAGCAGATGCCGCATTAGCAGCTAGTATCTTCCATTTTAAAGAAATCGAGATTCCAGAATTAAAGCAGGAGCTTAATAATAAAGGAATAGTGGTTAGGATTTAA
- the hisA gene encoding 1-(5-phosphoribosyl)-5-[(5-phosphoribosylamino)methylideneamino]imidazole-4-carboxamide isomerase has translation MEIIPAIDIIEGKCVRLTHGDYAQKTIYNEHPLDVAKEFEDAGIRRLHLVDLDGAKAGAIKNWKVLETVAGKTGLIIDFGGGIKTEKDVEIVFDSGAALATVGSIAVKDEETFLNWINSFGAEKFLLGADVKNEKITVSGWLEQTDIWIYDFIQKYTEKGITQLFCTDVSKDGALQGPATELYKSITEKFPALHFIASGGVSSIDDVYRLEDAGCKGVIIGKAIYEGRIKLDELKRFIN, from the coding sequence ATGGAAATAATACCTGCTATTGATATTATTGAGGGAAAATGCGTACGATTGACTCACGGCGATTATGCTCAAAAAACCATTTACAACGAACATCCTTTAGATGTAGCTAAAGAGTTTGAAGATGCTGGTATTCGTCGCTTGCATTTAGTGGATTTGGATGGCGCAAAAGCAGGCGCCATAAAGAACTGGAAAGTTCTGGAAACAGTAGCTGGAAAAACAGGACTGATTATTGATTTTGGCGGCGGCATTAAAACCGAAAAGGATGTAGAAATTGTTTTTGATTCAGGTGCAGCCTTAGCTACAGTTGGTAGTATTGCTGTTAAAGACGAGGAAACCTTTTTGAACTGGATCAATTCATTTGGTGCTGAAAAGTTTTTATTAGGTGCCGATGTGAAGAATGAAAAGATTACAGTTAGTGGTTGGCTAGAACAGACTGATATCTGGATCTACGATTTTATTCAGAAGTATACTGAAAAGGGGATCACTCAATTGTTTTGTACCGATGTTTCTAAAGACGGTGCTCTACAGGGACCAGCAACCGAACTCTATAAGAGTATAACGGAGAAGTTCCCGGCTTTACATTTTATTGCCAGTGGTGGTGTCAGTTCTATTGATGACGTATACAGATTAGAAGACGCAGGATGTAAAGGCGTTATTATTGGAAAGGCTATTTACGAAGGACGAATCAAGTTAGATGAGTTAAAACGCTTCATTAACTAA
- a CDS encoding GNAT family N-acetyltransferase yields MTVNEVPLSDVWQLRQEVMYPHDSIDVVKLDNDQAGIHLGLYEEGQLITVISLFLSEQKLQFRKFATRKNFQGNGFGTFLLQYVIEWAKANHYKIVWCNARVSAVDFYKQFDLKPFGETWEKNGIEYIKMQMELNHHGNNTCY; encoded by the coding sequence ATGACCGTAAATGAAGTTCCTTTGTCTGATGTTTGGCAATTGCGCCAGGAAGTGATGTATCCGCATGACTCAATTGATGTTGTGAAATTAGATAATGATCAGGCTGGTATTCACTTGGGGTTATATGAAGAGGGACAGCTGATTACTGTTATTTCGTTGTTTTTATCTGAACAAAAGTTACAATTCAGAAAGTTTGCCACGCGAAAGAACTTTCAGGGAAATGGATTTGGAACCTTTTTACTTCAGTATGTAATAGAGTGGGCAAAAGCAAATCATTACAAAATAGTCTGGTGTAATGCCCGAGTGTCTGCAGTTGATTTTTATAAACAGTTTGATCTGAAGCCGTTTGGCGAGACTTGGGAAAAGAACGGTATTGAATACATTAAAATGCAAATGGAGTTAAACCATCATGGAAATAATACCTGCTATTGA
- the hisH gene encoding imidazole glycerol phosphate synthase subunit HisH codes for MNVVLIKYSAGNIQSVLNALERLGINAEVTADLEKIKSADKVIFPGVGEASSAMRSLQENQLDSVIKELKQPVLGICVGMQLLCRHSEENNTDCLGIVPVQIKKFNGVDHHLKVPQVGWNTIFQLQSPLFKNIKEDSYIYNVHSYYAEDSAYTIAKCNYGLNYAAAIQKDNFFGVQFHTEKSAAVGDRIIENFLSI; via the coding sequence ATGAATGTAGTATTGATTAAATACAGTGCAGGGAATATCCAATCAGTATTAAATGCCTTAGAGCGTTTAGGGATCAATGCTGAAGTAACGGCAGATCTGGAAAAGATCAAAAGTGCAGATAAGGTGATCTTCCCTGGCGTTGGCGAGGCCAGCAGCGCTATGCGCAGTTTGCAGGAGAACCAGCTGGATTCTGTTATAAAGGAATTGAAACAGCCCGTTTTAGGTATTTGTGTAGGAATGCAATTGTTGTGTCGACATTCAGAAGAAAACAATACAGATTGCCTTGGAATAGTGCCAGTACAGATCAAAAAGTTTAATGGAGTAGACCATCATTTAAAGGTGCCACAGGTTGGTTGGAATACGATCTTTCAATTGCAATCTCCTCTGTTTAAAAATATCAAGGAGGATAGCTATATCTATAACGTTCATAGCTATTATGCAGAGGATAGTGCGTATACAATTGCTAAGTGTAATTATGGCCTTAACTATGCTGCTGCTATACAAAAGGATAATTTTTTTGGAGTACAGTTTCATACTGAGAAAAGTGCAGCTGTCGGTGACCGGATTATTGAAAACTTTTTATCTATTTAG
- the trpA gene encoding tryptophan synthase subunit alpha encodes MSRISELFKRKKERVLNVYCTAGYPQLDSTLTVMQALQNNGADLIELGMPYSDPLADGPVIQASSTKALQNGMTISTLFEQLDGFRKTIHVPVVLMGYLNPLLQFGFENFCAQAAAIGVDGLIIPDIPMYEYETAYKQVLQKYNLDFIFLVTPETSEERIIKLDSLSSGFLYAVSSSSITGTDKDFSPVESYLKRLKSLPLKNPVLVGFGIKDKDSFEAASKFTNGAIIGSAYIKALETDIDVEQATKAFLHKVLA; translated from the coding sequence ATGAGTAGGATTTCGGAATTGTTTAAGCGTAAAAAAGAACGCGTTTTAAATGTGTATTGTACGGCTGGCTATCCACAACTGGATAGTACCCTTACGGTTATGCAGGCATTGCAGAATAATGGTGCAGATCTGATAGAGTTAGGTATGCCTTACAGCGATCCGCTTGCGGATGGCCCAGTAATACAGGCTAGTAGTACCAAGGCATTGCAAAACGGAATGACAATCTCCACATTGTTTGAACAGTTAGATGGATTTAGAAAAACGATCCATGTGCCTGTTGTATTAATGGGCTATTTGAATCCACTATTACAATTCGGCTTTGAAAACTTTTGTGCTCAGGCAGCAGCAATAGGTGTTGATGGATTGATCATCCCGGATATTCCTATGTATGAGTATGAAACAGCGTATAAACAGGTGCTTCAGAAATATAACCTTGATTTCATTTTTCTGGTTACTCCTGAAACTTCTGAAGAACGAATCATAAAATTAGATAGCTTAAGTAGTGGCTTTCTTTATGCTGTTTCTTCTTCATCGATAACCGGTACAGACAAAGATTTTTCTCCGGTTGAATCCTATTTGAAACGCTTGAAAAGCTTGCCACTCAAGAATCCCGTTTTGGTGGGCTTTGGAATTAAAGACAAAGACAGCTTTGAAGCTGCTAGCAAATTCACCAATGGCGCTATTATTGGCAGTGCCTATATAAAGGCCTTAGAAACAGATATAGACGTTGAGCAGGCTACAAAGGCTTTTTTACACAAGGTATTAGCATAG
- a CDS encoding GNAT family N-acetyltransferase → MSTTVEIIDFRDDLAQRFKELNVAWLKKYFYVEPIDEEMLSNPKAYFIDKGSHIFFATINGEVAGTFALIKQDDESYELSKMAVDETFQGNKVGNRMLAFCLEKAADLGAKKVILYSNTLLGPAIHLYKKYGFVEVPLGNVDYERANIKMEKQL, encoded by the coding sequence ATGAGTACAACAGTTGAAATTATTGACTTTAGAGACGATCTGGCCCAACGGTTTAAAGAGCTTAACGTTGCCTGGCTGAAGAAGTACTTCTATGTAGAGCCAATCGATGAAGAGATGTTGTCTAACCCCAAGGCTTATTTCATTGATAAAGGCAGTCATATCTTTTTTGCCACGATCAATGGTGAGGTGGCAGGAACTTTTGCCTTAATAAAACAAGATGATGAATCTTACGAGCTAAGCAAAATGGCGGTAGATGAAACCTTTCAGGGCAATAAGGTTGGCAATCGCATGCTGGCGTTTTGTTTAGAAAAAGCGGCAGACTTAGGTGCTAAAAAAGTGATTCTATATTCCAATACCTTATTGGGGCCAGCCATTCATTTGTACAAAAAGTATGGATTTGTAGAAGTGCCCTTGGGAAACGTAGATTATGAAAGGGCCAATATTAAAATGGAGAAACAGTTATGA
- a CDS encoding DUF695 domain-containing protein, protein MKSEKATYVGFEFEVEGYPAIAIINTDLKNVEEQAQYTHSVFIEIMPDQYNEMGHPLEEEHDYLVAVEKEMIAYLESQTNSVHVGHTTVYRRREIIFYTKDPEPVQTFLEHFLSTIERENSFEIESDKEWQNVSAFYELL, encoded by the coding sequence ATGAAAAGCGAAAAAGCAACATATGTCGGTTTTGAGTTTGAGGTAGAAGGTTACCCTGCAATTGCAATTATAAATACAGATCTTAAAAATGTAGAAGAGCAAGCGCAGTATACCCATTCAGTATTTATTGAGATCATGCCGGATCAGTATAATGAAATGGGACACCCATTAGAGGAAGAACACGACTATTTAGTGGCAGTAGAAAAAGAAATGATTGCCTATTTGGAGAGTCAGACCAATAGTGTACATGTAGGCCATACTACAGTTTATAGAAGAAGAGAGATTATTTTTTATACAAAAGATCCTGAGCCTGTACAAACCTTTCTTGAACACTTTCTGTCCACCATTGAAAGAGAAAATAGTTTTGAAATAGAGTCAGACAAAGAATGGCAAAATGTATCTGCCTTTTATGAATTATTATGA
- the trpB gene encoding tryptophan synthase subunit beta produces MNTKQAPRYTFPNEQGYYGRYGGAYIPEMLYRNVEELRTQYLDIMQEASFQKEYQQLLQDYVGRPTPLYFAQRLSKHFNTNIYLKREDLCHTGAHKINNTVGQILLAQRLGKKRIIAETGAGQHGVATATVCALKGIECIVYMGEKDIERQAPNVARMKMLGAKVIPAVSGSKTLKDATNEAIRDWINNPYNTHYIIGSVVGPHPYPDMVARFQSIISKEVRQQLKEKTGTELPTHVIACVGGGSNAAGAFYHFLEEQSVQLIAVEAAGHGVQSGLSAATTQLGRDGILHGSRSLVMQTEDGQVVEPHSISAGLDYPGIGPMHAHLFESGRGRFLSATDDEAVQASFQVAKLEGIIPALETGHAFAALNQLALTEKDCVVLCLSGRGDKDLATYMRIMDVE; encoded by the coding sequence ATGAACACAAAACAAGCTCCACGATATACTTTCCCCAATGAACAAGGGTATTATGGAAGATATGGAGGCGCCTATATTCCGGAAATGTTGTATCGCAATGTTGAGGAGCTGCGAACACAATACCTGGACATCATGCAGGAGGCTTCATTTCAAAAAGAGTATCAGCAATTACTGCAAGATTATGTTGGTCGCCCAACTCCATTATACTTCGCTCAGCGCTTAAGCAAACATTTCAATACAAATATCTACCTGAAGCGCGAAGACCTGTGTCATACAGGCGCACATAAGATCAATAATACAGTAGGACAAATACTTTTAGCCCAGCGTTTAGGAAAGAAGCGAATAATAGCAGAAACAGGAGCTGGTCAACATGGTGTGGCAACGGCTACTGTCTGTGCACTTAAGGGTATTGAGTGTATTGTATATATGGGCGAGAAAGACATTGAGCGGCAAGCACCAAACGTGGCCCGTATGAAAATGTTGGGCGCAAAGGTTATTCCTGCAGTTAGCGGTAGTAAAACACTGAAAGATGCTACAAATGAGGCCATTCGCGATTGGATCAATAACCCTTATAATACCCATTATATTATTGGTAGTGTAGTAGGCCCGCATCCTTATCCCGATATGGTGGCACGTTTCCAAAGTATCATTTCAAAGGAAGTAAGACAACAATTAAAAGAAAAGACCGGAACAGAATTGCCTACGCATGTCATAGCCTGTGTGGGTGGTGGATCAAATGCCGCCGGTGCTTTTTATCATTTCCTGGAAGAGCAAAGCGTGCAGTTGATTGCTGTAGAAGCAGCAGGTCATGGTGTACAAAGTGGATTAAGTGCTGCTACTACACAACTAGGTAGAGATGGTATTCTGCACGGTAGCCGTAGCTTGGTAATGCAAACGGAAGATGGACAAGTGGTAGAGCCGCATAGTATTTCTGCTGGCTTGGATTATCCAGGAATAGGTCCCATGCATGCTCACCTGTTTGAAAGCGGACGCGGTCGATTTTTAAGCGCTACTGATGATGAGGCTGTGCAAGCATCTTTCCAGGTGGCCAAGTTAGAAGGAATTATTCCGGCTTTAGAAACAGGACATGCATTCGCTGCTTTAAACCAGCTTGCTCTCACCGAAAAAGACTGTGTGGTCTTATGTTTAAGCGGCAGGGGGGATAAAGATTTGGCTACCTATATGCGAATAATGGATGTAGAATAA
- a CDS encoding GNAT family N-acetyltransferase — MIIIREATNVDLPAMLEIYNDVIVNTTAVYDYHPHTIEMRRQWFATKQEQGFPVFVAEEDGVIYGFSTIGPFRNWAAYKYSVENSIYVAASARGKGIGKLLFPPIIKAAKERNMHTIVSGIDATNEGSIKLHEHFGFVEVAHFKQVGYKFGKWLDLKFFQLILETPEHPEEN, encoded by the coding sequence ATGATTATTATTCGGGAGGCCACAAACGTAGACTTGCCGGCTATGCTAGAGATTTATAATGATGTTATAGTAAACACTACAGCTGTTTATGATTATCATCCTCACACTATAGAGATGAGACGACAGTGGTTTGCAACAAAACAAGAGCAGGGGTTTCCTGTATTTGTAGCGGAAGAGGATGGTGTTATTTATGGTTTCAGCACTATTGGCCCATTCCGTAACTGGGCAGCTTATAAATATTCGGTAGAGAATTCTATTTATGTGGCTGCATCGGCTAGAGGAAAAGGTATTGGTAAGTTGCTATTTCCACCGATTATCAAAGCGGCTAAAGAACGGAATATGCATACAATAGTTTCTGGAATCGATGCTACGAATGAAGGGAGTATTAAGCTACATGAACACTTTGGTTTTGTTGAAGTGGCACATTTTAAGCAGGTGGGATACAAGTTTGGGAAATGGCTGGACTTGAAGTTCTTTCAGTTAATATTGGAGACGCCAGAACATCCTGAGGAGAATTGA